ATCAAGGATTAGGGAGCATAAAGCTTTAAAACAGCAGCAAAAAGAGACCATCAAGAAAGATATGCCTGGAAATTCTACTTCTCAGTAGGTTATTTTCTGGTATATTAACTTGGTAAACAACGTTGTGAGTAGCAGAGAGGGGCCCTGTTACATTTTTAGGAGAAATAAAAGATGGAAGAGTATGTCTTTCGTCCTATAGGCTATGTAAGAACTGAAGCTAAAGAGATACCTCGACACTGGTCTATTTCAGAAATAGAAGGTTATTTAGAGATTAAACCTGAATATCAAGAAGGATTAAGGGACTTTAAAAAAGGAGATAAGGTAGTAGTACTTTTTGTATTTCATCAGTCATCTCCTTTTACCCCTGAAAAACTTTTACAAAAACCTCCACATAGTCAAGAATTAAAAGGGGTTTTTAGCACCTGTTCTCCTATAAGACCTAATCCTATAGGTCTTTCAGTTTTAGAGGTGTTAGAAGTTGCAAACAATAAGGTCAAGGTAAAAGGAATCGATATGTTTGATGGAACCCCTATCCTTGACCTTAAACCGTTTAAAGCCTATCAAAAGAATTCTGTTTAAGCTCTTAGAAGGGAGTTTTTATGGAAAAAATGACCAAAAATTTAGATAGGGTTTGTTTTTCAGGTTTTTCGATTAGGGTAAAACTTGAAATGCCTAACTTGTTAGGAAAATTTGGAGAAATAGTAGGATGTTTGAATAGGTATGGATGTGAGATAGTAAGTTCAAGTTTACTTAAAGTTTCTACAGATAAGGTAATAAGAGAGTTAGAGATAATCTGTTTGGAGGAAAGACAACGGGAGCAAATTATCAAGGTGCTTAAAGAACTAAAAGATATAAAAGTGCTAAAGGTTATAGATAAGACCTTTGAGTTGCATGAAGGAGGAAAAATAGAGATAGTAAATAGGGTTCAGATAAAAGACCAGAATACCTTGGCTGAGGTTTATACTCCAGGAGTGGCTAAGGTTTGTTTATATCTGAAAGATCATCCAGAAGAGGTTTATAGATATACTATCAAAGGTCATACCATTGCGGTTATTACCGAC
Above is a genomic segment from Thermodesulfobacterium commune DSM 2178 containing:
- the tsaA gene encoding tRNA (N6-threonylcarbamoyladenosine(37)-N6)-methyltransferase TrmO, producing MEEYVFRPIGYVRTEAKEIPRHWSISEIEGYLEIKPEYQEGLRDFKKGDKVVVLFVFHQSSPFTPEKLLQKPPHSQELKGVFSTCSPIRPNPIGLSVLEVLEVANNKVKVKGIDMFDGTPILDLKPFKAYQKNSV